The Desulfovibrio litoralis DSM 11393 genomic interval GACTTGCGGAAGTTCTTCGTCGCCCCAATAAACTCGCTTTTCCCAATTATTCAGATTATCGGATTCAACAGCTTCAACAGGCGTTCCTTGTGGCGGAAACTGTGTTGTGAGACGCTCTAATTCGAGCTGTGCCAGTTTGTTGTCAGGACACACTAAAAAGTTAAAACCCGGTCTTTGCATGTTTTACCTGAAAAAATAAGTCGTTGCTTTATTTTTTTAGAGGTTAAAAATGTTTTATTTAATTAAATACAATAAAACGTTAAAAATTATTTTTCATTTGGTCAACAATACGTCTCATAAGCAAGGTAGCAAGCTCTTCGCTGTTGTCTCGGTCTATTAATCTTTCAGAAAAATCCGTTTCCGAAATATAACCGCTTTCCCAGACTTTTTTATTACTTACTCCGTCATAAACAATTAAATTTAAAGTTAAATTTATATTATAAAGTTGAGTGTTGAAAGTATCGTCAAAGGTTTCGCCTCGGTCGGTAAATTGTTTTATTTTAAGTTCCAAGGTATAATCGGAAACGCCGGAATCAACCCATTTTGCCATATGTCTTGCACTTATTTCTTCTCTTAATTGAGAACGAAGCAAATATCCGATAGTTGTATTCATTGTGGGGTTATCAACGCTTTTTATTCTGACTGTTTTTGTTCCGTCGCCAATTACGCTAGGAAACTTAGTTGCCCTTTGATAACCGCAACCGCTTAAAATCAATATAAAAGCAAAACACAAACACCAAAAAAAGCGTAAAAAGCCATTGTGGCGAAAAGGGGTTGTGAGCGACGTTATTTTCATTTAAGCAACCACGATATTTATAAGTTTACCCGGAACATAAAGCTCTTTTTTAATGCTTTTACCTTCAATATGTTTAACAATATTAGGTTCGGCAAGGGCAAGGGCTTTAACCTCAGTTTCCGGCATTGAGCTTGCGACTTCTATCTTGCTACGCAATTTACCGTTGATCTGAATAACAATAGTCATCAGGTCTTTTTCCAAAGCTTTTGGATCATAAGTCGGATACGTTTGAGTAGCCAAAGGCTCTTTGTGTCCTAAATTTTCCCAAAGTTCTTCGGTAAAATGCGGAACAATCGGTTGTAATAAAGTTAATATTGTCGCAATGGCTGAAGACAAAACTTTACGCCCTTGTTCGCTTTGTTTTAAACTGTCTTTATTTTGGTAAACAACGTTGACAAGTTCCATAACCGCAGCAATCGCCGTATTAAACTGAAACTTTGTATTAATGTCTTGTTCAACCTTTTGCACGGTAAAGTGTTCTTTATAACGTACTTCTTTGGCTTCGGGGCTTGTAACATCAGCCTCGGTTGAAGCACACGCCACGCAAGTAGTTAACTCTGGCAAGAGTTCTTCGACCAAACGCCAAACTCTTTGTACAAAACGAAACGCCCCTTCTATTCCGCTATCTGTCCAGTCAAAATCTCTTTCGGGCGGTGCGGCAAAAAGACAAAATAAACGTACGGTATCTGCCCCATATTGTTCAATCATTTCAACAGGAGAAACAACGTTACCCTTTGATTTTGACATCTTTAAACCGTTCATCAAAACCATGCCTTGAGTAAGCAAGTTGGTAAACGGTTCATCAATTCCCTTTAAATAACCCGTATCTCTTAAGGCTTTAGTAAAAAAGCGAGAGTATAAAAGGTGCAAAATAGCGTGTTCGACTCCGCCAATATATTGATCAACGGGCAACCAATAAGAAGCGGCTTTTTGATCAAAAGGTTCTGTGGTAAGTTGACTGCTTGTATAACGAGCAAAATACCATGAAGATTCAACAAAGGTATCAAGTGTATCTGTTTCACGTCTGGCTTTTTGACCACACACAGGACAGAGACATTCATAAAAAGCCGGTGTTTCGGGTAAGGGAGAACGCCCGTCTTCACGATTTTTAACTTCTAATGGTAAAATTATCGGTAAGTTCTCTTCTTTTTCAGGGACAACACCGCATTTATCACAATAAACAGCAGGGATAGGAGCACCCCAGTAACGCTGGCGAGAAATGTTCCAATCTCTGATCCGCCACTGTACTTGGCTCTTAGCTTTATTTTCTTTTTCAAGTTTAGCAATAATTTTAAGTTTTGCCTCTTCGTTGTCTACTCCGTCAAATTCAGCGGAATTAACAAGAACGCCGGTATCAGCATAAGCTTCGGTCATTTCTTCTAACTTTAAGCTTTTATCTTGTGGATTTACAACCACTTTAATCGGTAAATTAAATTTTTTCGCAAACTCAAAGTCTCTTTGGTCGTGAGCAGGAACAGCCATAACCGCACCGGTTCCATAACCATAAAGTACAAAATTAGCGACCCAAATTGGCATTTTAGCGCCATTAACTGGGTTTATGCAATAAGCTCCGCTAAACACGCCTTCTTTTTCAAAAGTCGGTGAGTTACGGTCAGCACTGGATATTTTTTTGCTTTTTTCAATAAAGGCGTTAACGGCAGCGGCTTCGGGTTTATCTTTTATTAAAAGTTGAACGAGAGGGTGTTCGGGGGCTATACTCATAAAAGTAGCCCCATAAATAGTATCGGGACGAGTACTAAATACGGAAATATCTTTAAACCCTTCAACAGGTGTTTCAAGTTCAAAGACTAACTCTGCTCCAATAGACTTTCCGAGCCAGTTCCTTTGCATATGAATAACTCGATCGGGCCAACCTTTTTCGATTTTATCCAAATCTTGCAACAATTCTTCGGCATAATCGGTAATACGAACAAACCATTGCGTTAATTCTTTTTGAACAACAATATCATCACAACGCCAACACTTGCCGTCAATAACTTGTTCGTTAGCTAAAACCGTATGACATTTTTCACACCAGTTTTGGGGTGCTTTTTTGCGATATAAAAGACCTTTTTCCCAAAATTTTAAGAAAAAGAGTTGTTCCCAACGGTAATATTCGGGGGTACAAGTTGCGAGTTCTTTGCTCCAATCATAAGAATAACCAAGACGTTTGAGCTGAGTCTTCATCGTTTCAATATTGGAAAAAGTCCACTTAGCAGGGTGGGTTGCGTTTTGAATAGCGGCGTTTTCCGCAGGCAGACCAAAAGCGTCCCAACCCATTGGGTGAAATACGTTAAAGCCTTTCATGCGTTTAAAACGGGCAATAACATCACCGATACAGTAATTACGCACATGGCCCATATGAATATTTCCGGAAGGGTAAGGAAACATTTCGAGGCAATAATATTTTGGTTTTGTTTCATCAACGACGGCTTTAAATTGTTCTTCTTGTTCCCAACGAGCCTGCCATTTTGTTTCGATAACTTGAGTGTTGTATTTCATATTAATGGAATATCCCGGATATTATGTTAGTTTTAAAGTAATATTTAGATTTAAAATATAAATATACACTTTAAACTTTTTTATCGCAAGAGCTTAAAGCCAGAGTAAAAAGCCTTTTTGAAAAAAGAAATATTATGGAATTATAGATCGTATTTAATTATTATACTTAAGTTTTTTCATGATTATGCCTTCATATAATAAACTTGTTTTTATTATAACTTTATTATTTAAACCTTATGCACTCACGAAATAAATTTTATTGGTCGTCTCCGACGGGGGAAAGGGTTTTATGTGAAACCCTTTCCAAACCCCACAACAGGGCTGCCGCCCTGTACCCGCAAACGCATCACGCATTAGTTGATGCCTGTCGGCATCAAAAGTGGGTACGCACCATGGTCTCTTTTAACGGCGACTTCGTTTTAACATCTTAGCACCCCAAAAAAGATCCGAGTAAGCTTATCTAACGAGGATTTCGTTTGGGTATTTTACAGCCCCAAAAAATGACATGAGTAAGCTTAATTTATTTGCAATCCATTGAAAAACCAATGCTCTCACGAAATTAATTTTATTGGTCGCCTTCATTTCTATTTAATACACTTAATTATTACAAAATGCTTCAAACATTATTAATTTTTTCCAACAGCATAGTTTTAATTTGCCAATGAAAGAAACCAAGGTGCGTTCAAACTTTTGATGCCGTTAGGCATCAACTAATGCGTGGTGCGTTTGCGGGTACAGGGCGGCAGCCCTGTTGTGGGGTTTGGAAAGGGTTTCACATAAAACCCTTTCCCCCGTCGGAGACGACCAACAAAATTAATTTCGTGGGAGTATGAAGTTTAAATAATAAAGTTATAATAAAAATAAATTTTATTATGGGTATATGAGGCGACCTAAGGGAGTGAATTTCGTGGAAGTATGGAGTTTAAATAATAAAGTTATAATAAAAATGTAATTTTATTATAGGTATTGGAGGCGACCGAAAGAGGTTGCTTTCGTGGGAGTATGAAGTTTAAATATAATATAATAATAAAATGAATTTATTATATGAATAGTCGGAGACGCCCCAGAGAGGTTGATTCCGTGGGAGAGTTGGTTTTAAACAAATTATAATAATTAAGTATTATTAAGTATAATTATTTATATGGAATAGTCGGAGACGAACAAAAAAATTTATTTCAGGAGAGTAAAATTATAAAAAGAAATCCCTTATGCCTTTGGAAGTAAAGCTATAAAAAATATATTCGATATATCAAAATAAGTGCTGTTCTCTTCTAATTCATTTTATGCACTATGTAAAAAATATAATAAGAAAACACCATCAATGCGTTTCCTTAACGCTTTTTCTTGGTTAGCGGAGAGTCTTTAAACAATTTGCAATATACCAAAAAAATCAACAGACTACAAAAGCACAACAATGAAAAAAATAAAAACCATTTAAAGACTGTTTTTTGTAAAGTATTGACCCTGACATCTATTGTAGAAATTTCTGTCAAAGCTGTTGTGGCGACCTTGTTTTCAATCAAAACTGATTGTGCGGGCAATTTTTGTTGCAACAAGGCTAAAAAGTCATCTTTGGGTTGTTGTGCATATTTTCCGCTTGTTAAAATTCGCCAAGACATAATCCAATAATTACTGTTTTTTAGCGGAGCAACATAAGCACGTCGCAAGGTCCATTCCGTTGAGCCTTGGTTGTGCATTGCATATTCTACAAAACCGCCGCCTTTGCTTGCTTTTTTTAACATATCTTGCACGAAATAAGACCCGGTTAAATCATAAACATTAATGAAATTAACTCCAACACTATCGGGAATTAAAGGAGAATAAATCACAACGCCGCCTTCCCAGAGAGAAATATCGGCTTCGGCTTCTTTTTGAATAAAAATCCCATCAAGCGACTTTTTGACGAGTGCTTGTTGTTCTTTTGGATCAAGCCCTTGTATTAAATTTCCGAGTACATCAGACAAAACACTAAGACTTGCCTGAAGGCGAAAGTCTTCTTCGGAATATATTTCTTTTTGCCTTGTAATAAGTTCGCTGTCTTTAAAGCTTAAGCCGATGGTCTCTTCCGCCACGCTAACAAGAGGCAAAAAAGTAAGGCAAGAAATCACGCACAATAAATAAAAAATTCGTATATTTACAAACATTAACACATAATTCTCTGTTGATCAGGTTAGCAAGATAAAAATTATTTTCGGCACAAAATGAACGCTAGCATAAAATTTATAAATAAAAAAGCTATTAATAAAGAAATTAAGATCATTGTAAGGTTAGCGTTTCATTCTTTGCATTATTTTACATGAAGTGTCTTGATTCGCAAATTTTTTTTATAGCTTGTTTTTACTTTAAGCGAGGTTTAATTCCAAGCACATTAGGCACACTTCGGTCTCCTAAAAAACCAAGGCTGAGGCTTAAAGCGGCTTGTCCAAAGATTTTTGTTTTTGGTAAACCAACCCATTTTTTTATTCCATCAGATGTTTTTAACAATAAGCCCGCTTCTTGTCCGCCTTCCACATACATAAGGGCGGTTAATAAAGTTTTGGTTTTTTCTCCGTCTGATTCCGTTAAGCGTAACTTAAGAATTTCAGCTATTTTTGCAGGGTTTAAAGGGGTTTGACAAAAAATAAAATAGATATTTCCATGTCTGTCTTTACCCAATAAAGTCATGCTGTGTTCAACTCCTCGATCTTTCCATAAAATATTGCCATTGGCATCTAAAATTCGGAAATTTTGGAAAACAGTTTCATATTTTTCCAATAACTCAACAAGCTTGGGGTTGTTTTTATCTAAAATATCCACAAATGGAATAGTTTTATTTAAAGTATCTGAGCTGTTTCTAGGCGTGCTGACAAAAAAAGCACCTAAGCGAGGAGAAATTTTAGCATTGTTGATATGCTCTTTATTTCGCATCAAACCTATACTGCT includes:
- the lptE gene encoding LPS assembly lipoprotein LptE yields the protein MKITSLTTPFRHNGFLRFFWCLCFAFILILSGCGYQRATKFPSVIGDGTKTVRIKSVDNPTMNTTIGYLLRSQLREEISARHMAKWVDSGVSDYTLELKIKQFTDRGETFDDTFNTQLYNINLTLNLIVYDGVSNKKVWESGYISETDFSERLIDRDNSEELATLLMRRIVDQMKNNF
- the leuS gene encoding leucine--tRNA ligase — protein: MKYNTQVIETKWQARWEQEEQFKAVVDETKPKYYCLEMFPYPSGNIHMGHVRNYCIGDVIARFKRMKGFNVFHPMGWDAFGLPAENAAIQNATHPAKWTFSNIETMKTQLKRLGYSYDWSKELATCTPEYYRWEQLFFLKFWEKGLLYRKKAPQNWCEKCHTVLANEQVIDGKCWRCDDIVVQKELTQWFVRITDYAEELLQDLDKIEKGWPDRVIHMQRNWLGKSIGAELVFELETPVEGFKDISVFSTRPDTIYGATFMSIAPEHPLVQLLIKDKPEAAAVNAFIEKSKKISSADRNSPTFEKEGVFSGAYCINPVNGAKMPIWVANFVLYGYGTGAVMAVPAHDQRDFEFAKKFNLPIKVVVNPQDKSLKLEEMTEAYADTGVLVNSAEFDGVDNEEAKLKIIAKLEKENKAKSQVQWRIRDWNISRQRYWGAPIPAVYCDKCGVVPEKEENLPIILPLEVKNREDGRSPLPETPAFYECLCPVCGQKARRETDTLDTFVESSWYFARYTSSQLTTEPFDQKAASYWLPVDQYIGGVEHAILHLLYSRFFTKALRDTGYLKGIDEPFTNLLTQGMVLMNGLKMSKSKGNVVSPVEMIEQYGADTVRLFCLFAAPPERDFDWTDSGIEGAFRFVQRVWRLVEELLPELTTCVACASTEADVTSPEAKEVRYKEHFTVQKVEQDINTKFQFNTAIAAVMELVNVVYQNKDSLKQSEQGRKVLSSAIATILTLLQPIVPHFTEELWENLGHKEPLATQTYPTYDPKALEKDLMTIVIQINGKLRSKIEVASSMPETEVKALALAEPNIVKHIEGKSIKKELYVPGKLINIVVA
- a CDS encoding cache domain-containing protein, which codes for MFVNIRIFYLLCVISCLTFLPLVSVAEETIGLSFKDSELITRQKEIYSEEDFRLQASLSVLSDVLGNLIQGLDPKEQQALVKKSLDGIFIQKEAEADISLWEGGVVIYSPLIPDSVGVNFINVYDLTGSYFVQDMLKKASKGGGFVEYAMHNQGSTEWTLRRAYVAPLKNSNYWIMSWRILTSGKYAQQPKDDFLALLQQKLPAQSVLIENKVATTALTEISTIDVRVNTLQKTVFKWFLFFSLLCFCSLLIFLVYCKLFKDSPLTKKKR